In Psychrobacter immobilis, a single genomic region encodes these proteins:
- a CDS encoding MotA/TolQ/ExbB proton channel family protein: MDFMQYWQISDMVTKTLFFLLLALSILSWVTGTIRVLQSRKLAANVADDLSQQIQVKQAEMIAADATTRRLVTEQILLKHIGRYRFASERGLPILGTTAAIAPFIGLFGTVWGIFHALHNIGMSGQAGLGQVAGPVGEALIMTGLGIAVAIPAVVFYNLAVRINRRVMYHANDRAHDLLARSAEMVVTQQPLTDSKSTVTQDPLAKGMHSNTADAQQVTHYHNSAASQP, from the coding sequence ATGGACTTTATGCAATACTGGCAAATCAGCGACATGGTGACAAAAACTTTGTTCTTTTTGTTGCTTGCTTTATCTATTCTTTCTTGGGTTACTGGCACCATTCGTGTGCTACAAAGCCGCAAATTGGCCGCCAATGTTGCAGATGATTTGAGTCAGCAGATTCAAGTAAAACAGGCTGAGATGATAGCAGCAGATGCCACTACTCGCCGTTTGGTTACTGAGCAGATCTTGCTCAAGCATATTGGTCGTTACCGTTTTGCCAGTGAGCGCGGCTTACCTATTCTTGGGACGACGGCAGCAATTGCGCCATTTATTGGTTTGTTTGGGACGGTATGGGGTATTTTTCATGCGCTACATAACATTGGCATGAGTGGGCAAGCAGGCTTGGGACAAGTAGCAGGGCCAGTCGGTGAGGCACTTATCATGACAGGTTTGGGGATCGCCGTGGCGATTCCAGCCGTGGTATTTTATAACCTTGCAGTGCGTATCAATCGCCGTGTGATGTATCACGCCAACGATAGAGCGCATGACTTATTGGCACGTTCTGCCGAAATGGTCGTTACCCAGCAGCCGTTAACGGACAGCAAATCGACTGTTACCCAAGATCCATTAGCAAAGGGTATGCACTCAAACACAGCAGATGCTCAGCAAGTGACTCATTATCATAATTCAGCCGCGTCGCAGCCTTAA